One Paraburkholderia sp. IMGN_8 DNA window includes the following coding sequences:
- a CDS encoding FAD-binding protein, whose translation MSILVIAEHDNQTLKSATLNTVAAAARLGDDIHVLVAGSQCATVAEQAARIAGVNRVRVADAPHHAHPLAENLAALIMTVAADYSHVLAPATTTAKNAMPRVAALLDVAQISEIVAVESADVFVRPIYAGNVLATVRSADRIKVITVRTTAFAAAPAEGGAAAIESLAPAVEVPGSRFVSQQLTRSERPELTAAQRVISGGRGMGSGENFALLEDIANKLGAAVGASRAAVDAGFVPNDYQVGQTGKVIAPQLYIAVGISGAIQHLAGMKDSKVIVAINKDEEAPIFQVADYWIVGDLFKVLPELSAELDKLQQN comes from the coding sequence ATGTCCATACTCGTTATTGCAGAACACGACAATCAGACGCTGAAGTCCGCGACGTTGAACACCGTCGCTGCCGCTGCGCGTCTTGGCGACGACATTCATGTTCTCGTCGCCGGATCGCAATGCGCGACAGTGGCCGAACAGGCCGCACGCATCGCCGGCGTGAACCGCGTGCGGGTCGCCGATGCGCCGCACCATGCGCATCCGTTGGCCGAGAACCTGGCCGCGCTGATCATGACGGTCGCGGCCGACTACAGCCACGTGCTGGCGCCCGCCACGACAACCGCGAAGAACGCGATGCCGCGCGTGGCCGCGCTGCTCGACGTCGCGCAGATCTCCGAGATCGTTGCCGTTGAGTCCGCCGATGTGTTCGTGCGCCCCATCTACGCGGGCAACGTGCTGGCGACGGTGCGAAGCGCGGACCGCATCAAGGTCATCACCGTACGCACCACGGCCTTTGCGGCGGCGCCCGCCGAAGGCGGCGCTGCAGCGATCGAATCGCTCGCGCCGGCCGTCGAGGTCCCGGGCTCACGTTTCGTGAGCCAGCAACTGACCCGCTCCGAGCGTCCCGAGCTGACAGCCGCGCAGCGGGTGATCTCGGGCGGCCGGGGCATGGGCTCCGGCGAAAACTTCGCCTTGCTGGAGGACATCGCCAACAAACTGGGCGCAGCGGTCGGCGCGTCGCGCGCTGCCGTGGATGCCGGCTTCGTGCCGAACGACTATCAGGTGGGCCAGACCGGCAAGGTCATCGCGCCGCAACTCTATATCGCGGTCGGCATCTCCGGCGCGATCCAGCATCTGGCCGGCATGAAGGACTCGAAGGTGATCGTCGCGATCAACAAGGACGAGGAGGCACCGATCTTTCAGGTCGCCGATTATTGGATCGTCGGCGATCTCTTCAAGGTACTACCAGAGTTGTCCGCTGAACTGGACAAACTGCAACAAAACTGA
- a CDS encoding acyl-CoA dehydrogenase C-terminal domain-containing protein — protein MSTYIAPLRDMRFVMTELAGLGELSSLPGFEEVTPELAEAVLDEAAKLATEVLAPLNKPGDEQGARLTKDGVVAADGFATAYRQFVESGWSGLSGDPDFGGQGLPELLHAATVEMWNSSNMAFALCPLLTAGATEALRQHGSEELKGRYLPNLVSGEWTGTMNLTEPQAGSDLAAVRTKAVPEGDHYRLYGQKIFITWGDHDMTGNVIHLVLARTPDAPEGVRGISLFVVPKFLLNADGSPGQRNDVHCVSLEHKLGIHASPTCVMSFGDQGGAIGYLVGQENKGLAHMFTMMNEARQKVGIQGLAMAERAYQQAREYAKERVQGRLAASKSGSAAGDTVAIIHHPDVRRMLMTMKSQIEAMRAFAYVMAADMDRAHRDPDASERARRQTRVDLLIPVLKAWCTELGVEIASMGVQVHGGMGYIEETGACQFLRDARIAPIYEGTTGIQAADLAGRKLASDRGAGMAELVAEMRQVALDLERSTDTQLASVGAALVTGVEALDDATVWMLHALASEPDAALASSVDYLMLTGYVCGGWQMGRAALAASRKSAANEDPDFHRTKLATARFYADKVLPKANALLETIRSGASSGSSLPIEQF, from the coding sequence ATGAGCACCTATATTGCACCGCTGCGCGACATGCGCTTCGTGATGACGGAACTGGCCGGGCTCGGCGAGTTGTCTTCGCTGCCGGGCTTCGAGGAGGTGACGCCCGAACTCGCCGAGGCCGTGCTCGACGAGGCGGCGAAGCTTGCGACCGAAGTGCTGGCACCGCTCAACAAGCCCGGCGACGAGCAGGGCGCGCGCCTGACGAAGGACGGCGTCGTTGCCGCGGACGGTTTCGCGACAGCCTACCGGCAGTTCGTCGAAAGCGGCTGGAGCGGCCTCTCCGGCGACCCGGATTTCGGCGGCCAGGGGCTGCCCGAGTTGCTGCATGCGGCGACCGTCGAGATGTGGAATTCGTCCAACATGGCGTTCGCGCTATGTCCTCTGTTGACGGCGGGCGCCACGGAAGCGCTGAGGCAGCACGGCTCGGAAGAACTCAAGGGACGCTATTTACCCAATCTCGTCAGCGGTGAGTGGACGGGCACCATGAACCTGACCGAGCCGCAAGCGGGCTCGGATCTCGCCGCCGTGCGCACCAAGGCGGTGCCCGAAGGCGACCACTATCGCCTCTACGGCCAGAAGATTTTTATCACGTGGGGCGATCACGATATGACTGGCAACGTCATTCATCTCGTCCTCGCACGCACGCCGGACGCGCCCGAGGGCGTGCGCGGCATATCGCTCTTTGTCGTGCCCAAGTTCCTGCTGAACGCCGATGGCTCTCCCGGGCAACGCAACGACGTGCACTGCGTATCCCTCGAGCACAAGCTCGGCATTCACGCGAGCCCGACCTGCGTGATGAGCTTCGGCGATCAGGGTGGCGCGATCGGATATCTGGTGGGGCAGGAGAACAAAGGTCTCGCGCATATGTTCACGATGATGAACGAAGCGCGCCAGAAGGTGGGTATCCAGGGGCTCGCGATGGCGGAACGCGCTTATCAGCAGGCCCGCGAATACGCGAAGGAACGCGTCCAGGGGCGGCTCGCGGCCAGCAAATCGGGTAGCGCTGCGGGTGACACGGTAGCCATCATCCATCACCCGGATGTGCGGCGCATGCTGATGACGATGAAGTCCCAGATCGAAGCGATGCGTGCTTTCGCGTACGTGATGGCAGCAGACATGGACCGCGCGCACCGTGACCCCGACGCCAGTGAGCGCGCACGTCGCCAGACGCGTGTCGACCTTCTGATCCCCGTGTTGAAGGCATGGTGCACGGAATTGGGCGTCGAGATTGCGTCGATGGGTGTGCAGGTGCACGGCGGGATGGGCTACATCGAAGAGACGGGCGCATGCCAGTTCCTGCGCGACGCACGAATCGCGCCGATCTACGAGGGCACGACGGGCATCCAGGCTGCCGACCTCGCAGGCCGCAAGCTCGCATCAGATCGGGGCGCGGGGATGGCTGAACTTGTTGCGGAGATGCGTCAGGTCGCGCTGGACCTGGAGCGAAGCACGGATACGCAACTGGCGTCCGTTGGCGCGGCGCTGGTGACCGGTGTAGAGGCGCTCGACGATGCCACCGTCTGGATGCTGCACGCATTGGCGAGCGAGCCCGACGCAGCGCTTGCCAGTTCCGTCGACTATCTGATGCTCACCGGTTACGTGTGCGGCGGGTGGCAGATGGGGCGCGCAGCGCTTGCTGCGTCAAGAAAAAGCGCGGCGAATGAAGACCCGGACTTCCATCGCACCAAGCTCGCCACCGCGCGCTTCTACGCCGACAAGGTCTTGCCCAAAGCGAATGCGCTTCTGGAGACGATCCGCAGCGGCGCATCGAGCGGGTCGAGCCTCCCAATCGAGCAGTTCTGA
- a CDS encoding OmpW family outer membrane protein, translating into MGQSAGSLITSVGGAWLDFGPSSATSLQSSSALGTFTSSGTGGQIHNTFTAELSMTYFVTDNIALDLVTGIPPKLKLYAQGTVAPFGPGGPSLGLGNLQPLATTRSWPPVLFLKYFFGNAQTKLRPFVGIGANYTWYSHTELNPTFSGALQQVAGPGGQVKASLSPSWNPAFAAGASYNFSKNWYATARVTYLPLKTNATVSSVAANGQTMLSNTTHIKADPWISFVGIGYRF; encoded by the coding sequence ATGGGGCAGAGCGCAGGCAGTTTGATAACCAGTGTGGGCGGGGCCTGGCTCGACTTTGGCCCGTCATCCGCAACATCGTTGCAGAGCAGTTCGGCTCTGGGCACGTTCACGTCTTCGGGAACGGGTGGTCAGATACACAACACGTTCACCGCAGAGCTTTCGATGACCTATTTTGTTACGGACAACATTGCGCTGGACCTGGTGACGGGCATACCGCCCAAGCTCAAGCTTTATGCGCAGGGCACCGTGGCACCATTCGGTCCCGGTGGGCCATCGCTCGGTCTGGGGAATCTGCAGCCGCTCGCCACCACCCGATCGTGGCCACCCGTTCTTTTCCTGAAATATTTCTTCGGCAACGCGCAGACGAAGCTGCGTCCCTTCGTCGGTATCGGCGCGAACTATACGTGGTACTCGCATACCGAGCTCAATCCGACATTCAGTGGCGCGTTACAGCAGGTTGCTGGGCCGGGCGGACAGGTCAAGGCTTCGCTCAGTCCGTCATGGAACCCCGCGTTCGCCGCGGGCGCCTCTTACAATTTCAGCAAGAACTGGTACGCGACTGCGCGGGTGACGTATCTGCCTCTGAAGACAAATGCGACGGTGAGTTCCGTGGCCGCCAACGGTCAGACGATGTTGTCCAACACAACGCACATCAAGGCGGATCCGTGGATCAGCTTTGTCGGAATAGGATACCGGTTTTAG
- a CDS encoding SDR family NAD(P)-dependent oxidoreductase, translated as MSDTSKIWLVTGAARGLGRLISEAVLAAGDRLVAGARDPERLVDLVERYEDRIRAVALDVTDEIAAQRAVDHALNAFGRLDVLVNNAGYGHTAPFEQMTTQDFRDQVETNLFGVVNLTRAVLPVMREQRAGHIFQVSSAGGRTSTPGLSAYQAAKWAVGGFSDVVAKEVAHLGIRVCTLEPGGMRTDWASEARRGIDDMLPDYEQSVGKMLRLLEAYGGHEISDPAKIATLIVQLSRRDELPLRLLLGGDALHVCSLADAERAEELERWRETTLSTHFPDAQLPEGLDVLKKPK; from the coding sequence ATGTCTGATACCTCAAAAATCTGGCTGGTAACCGGCGCTGCGCGTGGCCTTGGGCGCCTGATCAGCGAGGCGGTCCTTGCCGCGGGCGATCGTCTTGTTGCTGGCGCCCGCGATCCCGAACGCCTGGTAGATCTAGTCGAGCGCTATGAAGACCGGATTCGTGCCGTCGCACTCGATGTCACCGATGAGATTGCCGCGCAGCGCGCGGTCGACCACGCGCTCAATGCCTTTGGTCGCCTCGACGTGCTGGTTAATAACGCTGGTTACGGCCACACCGCTCCGTTCGAGCAAATGACAACGCAAGATTTCCGCGATCAGGTGGAAACTAACCTGTTCGGTGTGGTCAACCTAACCCGTGCGGTGCTGCCAGTGATGCGTGAACAGCGCGCTGGTCATATTTTCCAGGTGTCATCGGCGGGCGGCCGCACGTCGACACCAGGGTTGTCCGCCTACCAGGCAGCGAAGTGGGCCGTCGGCGGTTTCAGCGATGTCGTGGCGAAGGAGGTTGCTCACCTAGGCATCCGCGTGTGTACGCTGGAACCGGGAGGAATGCGCACCGACTGGGCCAGCGAAGCACGTCGCGGCATTGACGACATGTTGCCCGACTACGAACAGTCGGTCGGCAAGATGCTCAGGCTTCTGGAAGCTTATGGCGGTCACGAAATCAGCGACCCCGCGAAGATCGCGACATTGATCGTCCAACTGTCACGTCGCGACGAGCTTCCGTTGCGCCTGTTGCTCGGTGGCGATGCGCTGCACGTCTGTAGTCTCGCAGACGCTGAGCGCGCCGAGGAACTGGAGCGGTGGCGCGAAACCACGCTTTCCACGCATTTCCCGGATGCGCAGCTACCGGAAGGGCTCGATGTTCTGAAGAAACCGAAATGA
- a CDS encoding SDR family NAD(P)-dependent oxidoreductase gives MANPKVWFITGASRGFGRRWTEAALARGDKVAATARDLQSLEALQKQYDEALLPLPLDVTDHDEVVRTVNRAHQHFGRLDVILSVAGYGYLGAIEEIGIQDARANFETNVFGTLSVIQAALPLLRAQGSGHILPVSSVGGIVAFPTGGIYEATKFAVEGLAEALASEVAGLGIKVTIIEPGPFATDFMNESSIRQAPPMPAYESVRQHLASMLSADAFGDPSATGEAILKVVDAPEPPLRLILGSAMLPLVKQVYAERLKVWESWENVSKAAQGGCN, from the coding sequence ATGGCCAATCCCAAAGTGTGGTTCATCACTGGTGCGTCGCGTGGCTTTGGCCGCCGGTGGACAGAAGCAGCGCTGGCACGCGGAGACAAGGTCGCTGCTACTGCACGTGACCTGCAATCACTCGAAGCCTTGCAAAAGCAATACGACGAGGCCCTGTTGCCGCTCCCGCTCGACGTCACCGACCACGACGAGGTTGTCCGTACCGTCAATCGCGCGCACCAGCACTTCGGCCGCCTCGATGTGATCTTGAGTGTTGCCGGCTATGGCTATTTGGGGGCCATCGAGGAGATCGGCATTCAGGACGCCCGTGCCAACTTCGAGACCAACGTGTTCGGCACGCTGTCTGTGATTCAGGCCGCCCTGCCTCTGCTTCGAGCGCAGGGATCGGGACATATCCTGCCGGTGTCGAGTGTGGGCGGAATCGTTGCCTTCCCGACGGGCGGTATCTACGAAGCGACAAAATTTGCCGTGGAGGGCTTAGCCGAAGCACTTGCCAGCGAGGTTGCCGGACTTGGGATCAAGGTAACGATCATCGAGCCGGGGCCGTTCGCTACGGATTTCATGAATGAATCGTCCATCAGGCAGGCACCGCCGATGCCGGCTTACGAGTCTGTACGTCAGCACCTGGCATCGATGTTGTCAGCCGACGCCTTTGGCGATCCTTCCGCAACTGGAGAAGCGATTCTGAAGGTGGTCGATGCGCCCGAGCCTCCGCTTCGTCTCATCCTCGGCAGCGCAATGCTTCCGTTGGTCAAACAGGTCTACGCGGAACGCCTGAAGGTTTGGGAAAGCTGGGAGAACGTCTCCAAGGCCGCGCAGGGTGGCTGCAACTAA